The DNA sequence TGGTTGGCCCTTCACAGCCAGACAAGCGCTATAACGAGTTGAGCGCCATCATCAACCACCACATATTAGGACAAATTTGCCCAAAGGCTAGgtcaaactcgcacaccaagatctgaaggTTGGGCAGTAGCGGAAGCGTTATCCCTTGGCCGAAGATGGCCTTATGCACGACAGCGTACCCTGCTGGCAGAATGGAGGCCTTTTCATTAGCACttggcggacgcagcttcaccacacCAGGGAGGCGGAACACTCGCTTGAGATGAGTTACGGCGACCGCTGACATCAGTCATCCTGGTTCATCGACTGCAGTACCGTCACGAAGGACCCATGCCGATTCTACCTCTTCTCTGCCAGCCTCTCCCCGATCGGCGGAACCACTAGCGGCGCTATTGCTCGCTAGCCTCTCCTCACGCCTATTGCGAGCTGCCATGTCTTCCGTTGCTCTAGAACTCTTTGGACGCCCAACACAACCCATTGctacttcccaaggtatggtctgtagtGACTCGATATCTAGCAAatcggacagtgaggttcctgcaggggtagACAGACGCAACGTGTCAATATATAtcctatccgccacgctgagcgacacgtcaaacccggaatcctcactgctcgaaatctctatgacgctagccatcacaaaccttAAAATCCAAACCAGTCAGTTGACACAAGATCTAAACTATCCCTATGACAGATTTcagccaagaacatcaagaacaaccaaacccagaaaactcagaaaatgccaaaacaagaacacaacgtatacacactcaacccagatttgaCCATCTAACAAATTCCTAAACCTCAACTCTATGACAAACGccaaaacccatccccaaaaccCACTTTAGACCCTCAGAACACACCAGGGAATGGCAGAAATTACTTTCAATACCAAAAGCAGAAATTGACAGAAACAATGAAACAATGACGAGGCTCAGATTACTAACCTGAAATAGCAGAACCTTCGAGGAGCCTGGAGGTGATTATCTTCCCGACGACAGTTCTCTTTCTGCAAACAAGAACACTCGATTTGCACAACACAATCATCGGTTCCCAGAAGGCGAAAGCTTGAAGACGAGTTGCGTTTGAATTGAAGAAGATGTCAAAACCACTGGTTTCcatctcttttatgtcaacatcaaagaAATCTAAACCATCAGCTGAAAACGACATCGCacgacagccgtacacgtgccccacgatcGCACTTACTCTTCGGATTAACCGCTCGCCtaggttacaaaatccataattactcgtattaatggcgaggagacgggcgTGCTGAGGAGAAATTAtcccacacgctaacccaatgCTTGACGGGCACGTGTTGGACACCATTAGACAGAGCGTCTAGCCAAAGTAACTGTCAAGAGGCACCAAAaggcgagacagtctccgctacgcgcaacaccgctagctgaacttcttccttttcatcttgcaagcgagatagtctccgttACGCCCaacaccgctagcagaacttctccctcttCATCTTTCAAGCGACAATCTCCACTACGCGCAACactgctagcagaacttctccctcttcatcttgcaagcgagacaatcTCCTCTATGAGCAACACCgatagcggaacttctccctcttcatcttacaagcgagacagtctccgctacgTGCAACAtagctagcagaacttctccattttcttcttgcaagcTAGACAGTCTGCGCTAtgtgcaacaccgctagcggaacttctcccttttcatcttgcaagcaagatAGTCTCCACTAAGGGCAACACCGCTtgtggaacttctcccttttcatcttacaAGCGAGGCAATCTCCGCTACGCTATGCGCAATCGCGCTAGCAGAACTCCCTTTTTGCGGGTATCATCTACCCCCGTGGCACTTCTTGCCACTTTACTTTCATCGAGACACTTCTGCCAAAGGCGATCCCCGAGGTAACGCCTCATTCTAACaatgaccgccacgcggcgttgcaGTCAAGATATGCTTCTCTCGGACACGTAAGGGGACTCGTCAAAAGTCTTCgatggccctgatcaggcacgttgacccctgacacttgggtaccaaagattgggctcccaacccaacaccctctgctccgtgcagcttcCCTCAACAAAAAATACACCGACCAAACGGaagtctatcttagccggggagtgggggctCTCTGGGGCCTAGCAGGGACCCACCCAAAAGGGCATAAAgtgtttgctcagtaagtccatggttgacaacgcactaacgctaattatgcttttgcaagtctagcggaggcAACGCTTCAagccgctaggcaactccccaaccaagattgtcCTCCTTGAATAGGGACttaggggacttgtacttacatgagcattgccaaacataattagctataatgagccacccTCATGCTACTACCAGCGGTACCGAATACCACCAaaggtgtgacctacggaaacacagccaagcaggctactgcCTGAGCCCTgactcacccccagatcacctctGATGCTCCACCACGCGCCTCGCCAAGAtaacatcagaagctccagaagctgggaactgaagcatatcagtcccacatcaaaagcatggaagaggtcagcctcttcctcacctataaaaggttctttcATCTCTCTtaattaattacgcatttactacttacctactgttattctgtcaacacaaatacattgaataacttaggcatcggagaagagaagaccgccaacgcggtctccctctgacgctctTTGTACCGATtaaatcacaagtagcggtcctcCCATCGGACCAGTGTTAACCAAGATTTAGCCACCGCTagatcttagacattaacacctCCATTACCTCCACCACCAAATTCATCATTCCATCTACCCATTCCATTTCATATACATAAAGCTTCCCTACTCCACCATTTCACCACTAGATCATCTCTATATCTCATACTCGATCAACAAactctgaagaagaaggagaggagtctaGCATCACTTGAGGAATCATTATCACCATTAGCATCATGTCAAGCTCTCATGAGTTCATCTATACCATCCTCAAGTTGATCATCACTAGtcactactttttagtttgatgttcatacacatgttgaagcttatgtatttgattatgagtgaatagttagtttgttggggctagggttgaaagccttagccaatcttgtatgacTTTGATGCAAATTTTATGTTTGATGCACTTTTCATTAACACCTTAATatgctagttcaagagttgaatgttTATGCATAGACTTAATCAATTTGGGTATGAATATTTTCCATGACATGGGAAACAATTAGGGCTTGATTAACCTTGATTGTTTGAAGCACGATGACATATCATATGTGCATGTTAGGGTTGTGAACTATAATCACTCAGAGATAAGCATGGTTAGTTTGCATCCTCTCTTCATCTCCAAGCTTTATGCACTTAGATAAATGCATCAGATACTTTCCGGATTGAAATAcatgacttaagtagttaagtactacacccGAGAGGGGTTGCTTGATATCATCAAAGGAGCATGTCCCTTGTCATACCCGAGAGGGATGCAAGGAGATAAATTGGCTAATTAAAATGACATCATTCACTATAGaaacatcattgtttgcaaGAGTGGTTAGAGGTGAAAACCTTAAGTCCTAACCCCATCCATTTCATTACATTTATTTAGCTTAGCCTAGTTTATATTTCAAGTATTCATTTAGTTATTTCCGAATTAAATCATCtctaaaaccaaaatcaaaccccTACTCCACCTTGCATAtaatcaccatgaactttggttcacttgtgagcttTTGTTTGTGATTTGTACATTTACATATTCATCTAGCATCCTCTAGGTTTTCCCTAACTAGAGAGGGTTTTCCAATCTCTTGGGTACGATATCCCCTACTCACAATtcctacactataacttggaCCTTATACTTAAGgttggctatttggctaacaagtTTTTGACTCCGTTGCCAGGGATTGAAGTAAAATCTGATTTCTAGCTCGGTTTACCTTCGGGGAAGCTAGAAActttactttttctttgaaattttgttgttgttgaaattTCCCAGAAAACGATCGATCTCAGCTTTGAAACGATTGATCGCTTCTAGGGTTAGAAAGGAAAGGTACCAAAAACACGATATCGTCTGtatgtttcaatttttttgaaaaatgatCGATCTCAAGGGTTTcaacgatcgatcgtttgcCCTGTTTCAGAATTTTTTGTCTTCTTTTGTGTTTCAACTTGTGTCTTACCTTTGCTTTGAATGCTTATATGTGTGTATGAATCTTGTTGCTCAATCAAGTGAAGATTATCCTTCTCCTCAAGCACACCAAGAGACGATCAAGATCATATATATCATTCAAGAGGATAGTGGTGAAGAAGAACCTCGTCCCATCAGTCTACTCACTCTACTTCAATATGTTGATAGAAGAGCAAATAGGTTGCTAAGGCAACTAAGGGAGGAGTGTCCTAAAGCAAAGATGGGTGTTGCACCAAGGCCATTAAAGGACTACACCGTTCCTACTTTCACAAATCATCCAAGTTACATTGTTTTGCCACCATGTGCTCATGCCTTTTCCATTATGCCAAGTACCTTGCAACTTCTATcggcttttgatggtggcttcacCGGTTATCCATTTAGGCACATCAAGCTATTCAATGAGGTTTTCTCAACGGTCCAACTCAATGGTATTGATGAAGACAACCTTAGGCTAGAGCTTTTTCCCTTCTCAGTGAAGGATAAGGCCAAAGATTGGTTGTGCAAGATTCTGGCTGCAAGTATCAACTCATGGGATGACATGAAAGCCGCATTCCTCAAGAAGTACTTTCCACCATCAAAGAGCAATGCATTAGGGAATTCACTCATGACTTTTCAAAAGTTCTCATTGAAGTTGTTCCATAAGTCTTGAGAGAGATTCATAGATATGGAGCAAAATTGTCCTAATCATGGTGTCAAGAAGTGGTTTCTATTGATCACTTTCTACAATGGGTCAAGCCAAGATAGCAAGAGAAGAATTGACAATGCTTGTCAAGGGAGCTTCATGGAGAAGAATGTGATTGAAGCAAAAAGTGTTCTTGACTCATTAGCCGAGTCATCCCAACTCTATGATAATCAAAGTGATAGAAGACCGGTGAAAGAAGCCAATGTCATTTTGAAGGATCAACAAAGAAGAGGAGGTATGTATGAGATAGATCTACCAAATATTCAAATGCAAATAGAGTTGAAGAGGATTGAGGCCAACATGAACAAGAAGTTAGACTTGATTCTTAATGCTCAAGGAAACCGGGAGCAACTCCAACCTATGTCAAGCAAGATGGTTGAGCAAGTGTGCTTAATTTGTGAGAGTGATAAACATGAGACAATGCTTTATTCAAGAGGAGTTGCACTTCAAGTTGATATGGATCAATCCAACCAAGGCCAAGAAATGATCTATATAGTAACACCTACAATCCCGGATGGAGAAACCACCCTAACTTTGGGTGAGGAGACAATTAAAACCGAGATCAAGGGTTTGGAAATCATGATCAAGGCCAAGGTTTTCAAAGGCCTAGTGGTGGCTATCAAGGTGCAAGCTCCTCCAACTACAACAATCAAGGAGCTAACAATCAATACCAAAGGGAACCTTATCAACCTCTACCTCAAGCACAATCTATTGTACCACCTCAAGAGTCATTAAAAAATCCTAGTGTTGAAGACATGTTGATGAGTTTCTTTGTGGAGAATAAGGGTAATCAAGCAAAGCAAGATGAGAAGATCAATGTCCTTCACCAAAGCATGAGCAAGCTTGAGATACAAATGGGGCAACTAGCCCATGAGTTGAGCCAAAGGAAGCAAGGAGTGTTTCCAAGCCAAGTGGTCAACAATCCAAGGCATGAAGCCAAGGCCATCACTATTTTGAGAAGTGGAAGGCAAGTTAagaataatgttttttttgagaagaagttaAGAATAATGTGTACATGCCCACTAATGAAGAAGTTGTAACTCCAAGGGAGCCACCGGATTTTGAAAGGAGATCAAAGCATGAGCAAGTTGTCTTGGACTACAATGAAGGACAAGATGAGGTCTTGAAGAACAACTCAAATTCCAAGgccaaccatgaaaaagaagtgTCCAATAATCATCCAATCGAGAGACCATTCCAAAGAGATATCAATTTTAATCCTCTTTTGAAGAttgtgcaagaagaagaagtgtcTCTCTCTTACCCTCAAACTCTATGgcaacaagagaaaaaaaatcaagaaagacAGCCAATTGAGggaaatgattgatttgttCAAGAATGTCCATATAACATTCCACTCCTTGAAGCCATGAAGACAATCCCATCTTCTGTTAAGTTCTTGAAGGAGATgtgcatgaagaagaagaagttcaaAGAACATGAGCAAATGGCTCTTTGTGAAGAAGTGAGTGCTATCATTCAAAGAAAGCTTCCACCAAAGCTCAAAGTTCTGGGAAGCTTCACTATTCCAAGCAAGATTGGAGAAACTACTTTTAACAAGTGCTTGATGGATCTTAGGGCAAGTATCAATTTAATGCCCTACTCGGCATTGAAGAAGCTTAGTCTTGAAGGAGCTTTGAAACCAACTTCAATCACTCTCCAATTGGTGGATAGAAACGTGAGGTATCCTAGAGGAATCTTGGAGAGTGTGCTTATCAATGTCGCAATGTTTGTTATACTGGCGGATTTTATAGTTTTAGACATGGAGGAAGCCCCATGGTTGGCAATGAGCTTCTTATCATATTCAGGAGAGCTTTCATGGCCACCGCCGGTATCAAGATTAATGTGAAGAAAGGCACCATTAGCATGAAGGTACTTGGAGACAAAATCAAATTCTAAATCTTTCCTCCCCTTCAAATTCTGGATGACATGAATGAATGCTACTTTTTGGGTTATTATGAAGAGGCAAGAGTAAGGGGAGATGAGAAAAGTAAGAAAGAAGCTTGGGCACCTCTTCCTgtcttaccatgttcacaaggcTTTGATTCACTCCTCACCCccatcaagaagaagaaactaattGGAGGATTGCTCAAATGAGCACTTGTTGACATGAGAGCTTGCTTTGGAAGTTCAAAGAAGGTGAACAAGGGAGATGGTTGTCTCAAGAAGCCCCCTTGAGTGAATCAAGGGTCAACCGACTGGAAAAATGTCCTTAAAGCAAAGCCCTACTTGGAAGTAGCCATGCCCTTGGTGCAAGATGAAGGGGAAAGAGAACTCTTGGAATAACACCAAAGATGACAAGCTTGATGGCAAGGCTTCGGTATTGTTTGTTGGTGATTAGAGGTGTTTATAATGAAGTTCATGGTCTTCAAGGGGAAGTTTCTCTTAATTCTTTACTTGcatctttcattttcatgtttacTGTGTTGTTTGTTATGTTAAAAGTTTAAGTTTGGTGAGTGGATTAGAAAAAACAGAGCAAATGATCGATCACTTGTTTGAGACGATCGATCGTTTTGAGTGACAGAGAGTAATTTAGTTCTAAATGTTCGATCTTTCAATCGAAACGATCGATCTCAAGCcctcccaaaaaaaaagtttttaaaaaaatgatCAATCTCTTTTTGCAGACGAttgatcacaaaaaaaaaaaaaggttatgttttattttgtaactccAATGTTTTAGGGGGAGACTTCATTGTAGTTTTACCTTCATGATGCTTTTAGCCATTCTTTTTGTAACTTTTTATGGCTAAACATGCGTTAACGCATGCCTTGTTAGTTATTGTTGTTtacttagtttttgttttttaaataacttgtttctttctttcatacTTGAACTTTTCATTGAAATTGCTTTCAAGAAAATACTTTGTAACATTGGGGACAATgttaagttcaagtgtggggggagTTATGTTAGTGTTTAGtattaaattgaaaaaaaaattttagttTATGGggtaaatactggttactaccctgtggtttaggtccaaaatcaattcagtctctggacttctaatttcatcaaaaacaccactgcactttcaattttgatctaataggtccaattcgttaatattctattatgggttcaagttatagttggattatttgttgaaaaactatttatttttaatagttggactcactcctaaattgactatgcatgccatctcgacaccacatcataaaatataGGCTATATGTGAGCCACGTTAACaaattaaataactcaattgtcagaaaactaacaaattagacatattagatcaaaattgaaagtgtagggttgtttttgatgaaattagaaattgagggacttaattgattttggacccaaaatataaggtagtaatcagtatttagcccttaattAGTTTATTCTTTTCTAGTAATTTTTGTATTGACAAAATATTGTTTAGCCCCTAAACTTTTGctgaaaaaacacttcagtcccttgCCTTTTAATTTGACACGTTTACTCCTTGTTCTTTCAAATTTAcacccaataggtccattccgttacacTTCGTTAAATTGTGCCGTTAACTTCCTATTTTAAGAATAAAATTACTATCATAGCCctgactttctctttctttaatttttttaattgtttttattcttctcttttattttttctttctttaattttttaattgttttattcttctcttttatttttttcttctgattcataccaattaatttttttaattgtttttagtcttctctttaatttttttaattttttttattcttctcttttattttcttctcttttaaggATAAAAATTACTATTACAGTTTCTTCCTTGTTTCTTGTGTTATGACCAATTTTATTGGGTGTTTGGGTGAGTCGGAGAAGAGATTAATTTGTTACTTGAGGCCAATAAAATTAGTCATAACTTTTAATAcgactttttaattttttaaattgtttttattcttctcttattttttcttctgattcgtattaataaaattactaattttttatattatttttattcttctcttttattggtgccaatcagaagaaaaaattaaagagaagaataaaaataattaaaaaaatttgtaattttattggtgctaatcagaagaaaaaataaaaaagaagaataaaaaaaattaataaaagtcttATTAAAAGTT is a window from the Rosa chinensis cultivar Old Blush chromosome 2, RchiOBHm-V2, whole genome shotgun sequence genome containing:
- the LOC112184949 gene encoding uncharacterized protein LOC112184949, whose protein sequence is MKTIPSSVKFLKEMCMKKKKFKEHEQMALCEEVSAIIQRKLPPKLKVLGSFTIPSKIGETTFNKCLMDLRASINLMPYSALKKLSLEGALKPTSITLQLVDRNVRYPRGILESVLINVAMFVILADFIVLDMEEAPWLAMSFLSYSGELSWPPPVSRLM